A single window of Ananas comosus cultivar F153 linkage group 24, ASM154086v1, whole genome shotgun sequence DNA harbors:
- the LOC109728512 gene encoding probable LRR receptor-like serine/threonine-protein kinase At4g36180, with amino-acid sequence MAPISLLLLTIAIQAFSASGCFETERNALLAFKADLIDPRNQLASWKSQNCCTWKGVVCSNTTGHILKLNLRNSYDNINYFPNSKRPSALGGKISPSLLLLNHLEHLDLSLNNFSEIRIPEFFGSLKNLRYLNLSGACFSAMVPPQLGNLSKLHYLDLNSLHCDTNIRVDNFLWLAHMSSLHYLDISSVNMSFATDWLQAINMLPSLKYLDMSTTSLLTIPISLPFINITTLRVLKIAGNSINSTLPRWLWNLTSITHLDLSSNEFHGFIPDELSCLKSLNVLSLGSNNFKGMSPKAFSNLCSLNTLDLRRVGFSGEINKWVERLPSCVQQNLQKLYFEDNKLSGNLSSWLERMNSLTEIDLSENSLNRTIPIGVWRLPNLTRLYLQSNFFEGTITEVQLSHLQRLKWLDLAYNSFNMQISHDWIPPFQLKALHLASCNLGPKFPTWLQGQTQLEELGLSNNGINEMLPNWLWNISSSLAYVHISNNQIKGKLPLSLDHGTLRHLNLSSNQLEGPVPALPQTLSILDLSNNFFTGPIPNSTLLSLRYLLLSNNSFSGCIPFSLCEPTSLAVLDISNNKLSGEIPSCLGMLQDQLLVLDMMSNNLSGKVPTSLGEKGALSILDLSNNSLSGEIPSSLQYCTQLVNLNLGYNNFSGTIPKWIGESLLVLVVLSLHSNGFSGSIPSEIAQLGYLRVLDLSRNNLSGSIPRSIGKLSWKKGVPTDHTLFSKYGSFEVSAGTVYLVVKGAAREYSKLLYLSESIGIDLSCNHLNGEIPDEIGDLQALHNLNLSMNQLTGHIPDQIGKMHALESLDVAMNMLSGTIPQSLAALNSLSHLNVSYNNLSGKIPSGYQLQTLDDPSIYIGNPYLCGPPTTQSCFTNETIHVFSNGHQGRFERLWLYVGVVLGFIMGFWIFCGVLLLSRSLRNAYFSAIDGTYDRLYVAVALTLIRLRRRWRGNVV; translated from the coding sequence ATGGCTCCAATTTCTTTGCTGCTTTTGACCATAGCAATCCAAGCATTTTCGGCAAGCGGGTGCTTCGAGACCGAGAGAAATGCACTGCTAGCTTTCAAAGCAGATCTAATCGATCCTCGCAACCAATTAGCCTCGTGGAAAAGCCAAAACTGCTGTACATGGAAGGGAGTCGTTTGCAGCAATACAACTGGTCACATTTTGAAGCTCAACCTGCGAAACTCCTACGACAATATTAATTACTTTCCAAATAGTAAAAGACCGTCAGCTTTGGGTGGTAAGATTAGCCCATCTTTGCTTCTCTTAAATCATTTGGAGCACTTAGACCTCAGTTTGAACAACTTCAGCGAGATTCGCATCCCGGAGTTCTTTggttctttaaaaaatttgagatatCTTAACCTCTCTGGAGCTTGTTTCAGTGCAATGGTACCCCCTCAACTTGGAAATCTCTCAAAACTTCATTATCTCGACCTCAATTCTTTACATTGTGATACCAATATCAGAGTTGATAACTTCTTGTGGCTTGCCCATATGTCTTCTTTGCATTATCTTGATATAAGTTCTGTTAACATGAGTTTTGCTACAGATTGGTTACAAGCAATAAACATGCTACCATCATTGAAATATCTTGATATGAGCACGACTAGTCTTCTCACAATTCCCATTTCTCTACCATTTATCAATATTACGACTCTCAGGGTCCTTAAAATTGCAGGCAATAGCATCAACTCTACCTTACCTAGATGGCTATGGAATCTTACTAGCATCACTCATCTTGACCTTTCTTCCAATGAGTTTCATGGCTTTATTCCTGATGAATTGAGTTGCCTGAAGTCCTTAAATGTTCTTTCTTTAGGATCTAATAATTTCAAAGGCATGTCACCAAAAGCATTTAGTAATCTTTGTAGCTTGAATACTTTGGATTTGCGTAGAGTTGGTTTTAGTggagaaataaataaatgggtAGAGAGACTGCCGAGCTGTGTGCAACAAAATTTACAGAAGTTGTATTTTGAGGATAACAAGTTAAGCGGTAATTTGTCAAGTTGGCTAGAGCGCATGAACAGTCTAACTGAAATAGACCTTTCTGAAAACTCGCTAAACAGGACAATCCCGATTGGGGTTTGGAGGCTTCCTAACTTAACTAGATTATATCTCCAAAGTAATTTCTTCGAGGGCACTATAACAGAAGTGCAACTTTCTCACTTACAGAGGCTAAAATGGTTAGACCTTGCATATAACTCCTTTAACATGCAAATTAGTCATGATTGGATTCCCCCTTTTCAGCTAAAAGCACTTCATTTGGCTTCTTGCAATCTGGGACCTAAATTTCCTACTTGGCTTCAAGGACAGACACAACTGGAAGAACTAGGCTTATCAAATAATGGAATTAATGAGATGCTTCCCAATTGGCTTTGGAATATTTCCAGCTCCTTAGCTTATGTCCATATTTCTAATAACCAAATCAAAGGAAAATTACCATTGTCACTGGACCATGGCACGCTACGACAtttaaatttgagctcaaaccaaCTTGAAGGCCCAGTGCCAGCTCTCCCGCAAACTCTTTCTATCTTGGATTTGTCCAACAACTTTTTTACAGGACCGATACCGAACTCTACGTTATTAAGTTTACGATATTTGCTTCTTTCTAATAATAGTTTCAGTGGCTGTATACCATTCTCTTTGTGTGAACCAACTTCGTTAGCAGTTCTAGATATATCAAACAACAAGCTATCAGGAGAAATTCCTTCGTGTCTAGGGATGTTGCAAGATCAACTTCTTGTTCTTGATATGATGAGCAATAATTTATCCGGAAAAGTTCCTACCTCTCTCGGCGAAAAAGGGGCTCTTTCGATATTGGATTTAAGCAATAATAGCTTGTCAGGAGAAATTCCTTCTTCTTTGCAATATTGTACACAGTTGGTTAATCTTAACCTTGGATACAATAATTTTTCTGGAACAATACCTAAGTGGATTGGAGAAAGCTTACTAGTTCTTGTGGTGCTCAGCTTGCACTCAAATGGGTTTTCAGGTAGCATCCCGTCAGAAATCGCACAACTCGGATATCTACGAGTCTTAGATCTTTCTCGCAACAACTTATCTGGATCTATACCTCGATCTATTGGAAAATTAAGTTGGAAAAAAGGAGTTCCTACAGATCACACACTATTTTCCAAATATGGAAGCTTCGAAGTCTCGGCCGGTACTGTATATTTAGTTGTAAAAGGAGCGGCACGAGAATATTCGAAACTTCTTTATCTTTCCGAAAGCATAGGCATTGACCTTTCTTGTAATCATCTAAATGGAGAGATCCCTGATGAGATAGGAGATTTACAGGCACTGCACAATCTAAACTTATCCATGAATCAGTTGACAGGACATATTCCAGATCAAATCGGCAAGATGCATGCATTGGAGTCTCTTGATGTAGCAATGAACATGCTTTCTGGGACTATTCCACAAAGTCTTGCAGCACTGAACTCTTTAAGCCACTTAAATGTGTCATACAATAATCTTTCAGGAAAAATTCCGTCAGGATATCAACTGCAAACCCTCGACGATCCATCTATATACATCGGCAATCCATATCTTTGTGGACCACCAACTACGCAGAGTTGCTTTACTAATGAGACAATTCATGTTTTTAGCAATGGGCACCAAGGCCGGTTCGAAAGATTATGGCTATACGTTGGTGTGGTGTTAGGATTTATAAtgggattttggattttctgTGGTGTTCTTTTGTTAAGTAGATCGTTGAGAAATGCTTATTTCTCTGCGATCGATGGCACGTATGATAGGCTTTATGTTGCTGTTGCATTAACACTCATCAGATTAAGAAGAAGATGGCGGGGAAATGTAGTCTGA